The Brassica oleracea var. oleracea cultivar TO1000 chromosome C6, BOL, whole genome shotgun sequence genomic interval NNNNNNNNNNNNNNNNNNNNNNNNNNNNNNNNNNNNNNNNNNNNNNNNNNNNNNNNNNNNNNNNNNNNNNNNNNNNNNNNNNNNNNNNNNNNNNNNNNNNNNNNNNNNNNNNNNNNNNNNNNNNNNNNNNNNNNNNNNNNNNNNNNNNNNNNNNNNNNNNNNNNNNNNNNNNNNNNNNNNNNNNNNNNNNNNNNNNNNNNNNNNNNNNNNNNNNNNNNNNNNNNNNNNNNNNNNNNNNNNNNNNNNNNNNNNNNNNNNNNNNNNNNNNNNNNNNNNNNNNNNNNNNNNNNNNNNNNNNNNNNNNNNNNNNNNNNNNNNNNNNNNNNNNNNNNNNNNNNNNNNNNNNNNNNNNNNNNNNNNNNNNNNNNNNNNNNNNNNNNNNNNNNNNNNNNNNNNNNNNNNNNNNNNNNNNNNNNNNNNNNNNNNNNNNNNNNNNNNNNNNNNNNNNNNNNNNNNNNNNNNNNNNNNNNNNNNNNNNNNNNNNNNNNNNNNNNNNNNNNNNNNNNNNNNNNNNNNNNNNNNNNNNNNNNNNNNNNNNNNNNNNNNNNNNNNNNNNNNNNNNNNNNNNNNNNNNNNNNNNNNNNNNNNNNNNNNNNNNNNNNNNNNNNNNNNNNNNNNNNNNNNNNNNNNNNNNNNNNNNNNNNNNNNNNNNNNNNNNNNNNNNNNNNNNNNNNNNNNNNNNNNNNNNNNNNNNNNNNNNNNNNNNNNNNNNNNNNNNNNNNNNNNNNNNNNNNNNNNNNNNNNNNNNNNNNNNNNNNNNNNNNNNNNNNNNNNNNNNNNNNNNNNNNNNNNNNNNNNNNNNNNNNNNNNNNNNNNNNNNNNNNNNNNNNNNNNNNNNNNNNNNNNNNNNNNNNNNNNNNNNNNNNNNNNNNNNNNNNNNNNNNNNNNNNNNNNNNNNNNNNNNNNNNNNNNNNNNNNNNNNNNNNNNNNNNNNNNNNNNNNNNNNNNNNNNNNNNNNNNNNNNNNNNNNNNNNNNNCTCACAATCATTATTTTTAAACATGACACCTGGTAACATAATGCTTAAAGCCCTAACATGTGGATGTCCAAGTCTAGCATGCCACAATGCATCTTTACTTAAGGAAGAAACAGAACTAAATGAGAAACAAGAAATAGAGATGGGACTAAGATCTTCAAGCATATAAAGGTCTCCTTTGGTTGCTCCTTGCCCAATCAACTTACTGCTCTTAATATCCTGAAACTTAACATCATCAGGGCTAAAGATAACATTGCATTGAAGATCAGTGGTGCATCTTTTGACAGATAAAAGATTAGAAGTAAACTAGGCATGAAAAATGCTTTAGAGTCCTTATTAAACAGTTTCAGTTTACCAATTCCTCTAATAGGAATTCTATCTCCATTAGCAATCATAACATGTCCATGAGCCGGTTCTATGTCTTTAATCAGGTTATTTCACTAATCATATGATGAGATGCACCATAATCAATAATCAAAGGTTTATGCATGTTTCTAGTAATCTTATTCCTCGATGGTTCATTTTGTTTTATCAGGTTTCCTAGTAATCCTAACATCTTACTAGTTATAATCGGTTCACTAGGAGCAGTGTAAGAGCTTTTAAAAATGTCTAGTAANNNNNNNNNNNNNNNNNNNNNNNNNNNNNNNNNNNNNNNNNNNTAACTTATCAGTAGTACTAGGCAATGTATGAGCAGCATATGAGTATCCAAGGGGGTTTCCGAGGGTGTTCCCAGACTCCTTAAGAGCTTTGAAGAAGGCTTCAAGGTCAGCTTGCTTGAACACCTCCTGATCCATACCCTTTCCAATAAGTTGATGAGACGCCAAGGCTCTACCTTCACTTTCACCCACCTTNNNNNNNNNNNNNNNNNNNNNNNNNNNNNNNCTTCAGCAGAAAGATGAGCCTTTGCTTCCCTATCCTTGTGGAACCCGTGTGGCCTGAGGTGAGGATGTAGGATCCAACACTCACTCTTCTTGTGACTGGTCCTCTTGCAATGCTCACAGCTTCCCTCATACTTTTCATACTTCCTTCCTGAGCCTATGTATGCAGCCTTGTTTGCTTGCATTCCTTCAGCTTGATGAGCCATAGTGAGCTCACCCTTGCCTCCAAACAGGCCAAGAGATCCCTCCTCCTTCTGAAGTTGCGCGCATACTTCCTCCATGGATGGTAGGTTAGGCGATCTCAAGATGTATTGGATGACATCCTTGTAGCAAGGATCCAATGTTATCAACAACCCAAACACCTGATCTTGTTCTCTTCTTTCCATAAGAGCTGCTTGATCTGTTGTGTTAGGTCTTAGACTTTCAAGTTCAGACCATAATGATCCAAACTTTCCCATGTGTTTGGTGAACTCTCCTCCATCTTGCTTCATGAAGTTAATGGCTCTCTTCTTCTTCATCCAAAGTTACTCGGGTAACTAGTATAACTAGTATACTAGTACAACCAGGGTAACGTTGGTTTAACCTTTGCAAGTTACTCGGGTAACTAGTATTACTACGCCATGTACGGCCTCTTCATCATACTCAACTCCTCATGTTTTTCTTTTCCCATATATTGATCTCATCTCAACAGCGATCTGGTCAAGATGACCCTTTGCCTACTGTCTAGGTTCATCCAAACCAGTCTGGTCCATGGCGGTAAGGAGCAAGACGTGGGTTGTACGATCTGAGGCGCATCACTTGCTTTCGTACATAAGAGTACGGGTTGTAGCAGGTATTGTTGACTCGGTTGTCACGGCTTGAGTGTGATGATCTCTGAACCCGGGAAGTGGAGCGTGCACCATCCTTATGAGACCTATAAGAAGTCTCGTCTTTCCCTCGTTCCACATTCAAACGAGATGGACCCTTTTGTCTCGTCATCGGTACGTTTTAACGTACTCTATCAAACACATTCTCACGAGGTGCAACCAGAGTAAGAACGTGTGTTGGTTTTGCCAGACAGTCTTGGGCTTCATGTGTCATAAGACCACATGTAGAGCAGTGTTTGAAAAGCTTTTCATAGAAAAGCTTGATCGAAATGTCCTCCTTGTTTCTCGTTTGTAGCTTTCTTGTGAACTTCAAGGGTTTAAAAGAATCCATTGCAACCTTAATCTTCTCATCCGTAGTATCTATTTTGTCTAATTGCCCCATCCTATCACCAATAGCTTGTAGGTTCTGTTCTGTACAGAGGCACTACAAGAAAACAGCGACATACTGAGGGAAAAAATCGTCGGTATGTCGTCGGAATAACGTTATTCCGACGACATACCGACGAAACAAGTCCTCGGAAATAACTCCTCGGAAATTCATTTTTCCTCGGAATTTCCTCGGAAATTTCCGACGGAATTCCGAGGAAACAAATTTCCAAGGAAACTCCGAGGACCACCAGTTCGTCAGAAAGCTCCTCGGAATATACCGAGGGAGAACTTCCTCGGGATATTTCGATGGACTTTCCGATGGTCCAATCCTCGGAAGTTCCGACGAAATGTTCCTCGAAATTTTCATCGGGAATTTCCGAGGAACGGAGCCGTCGGAAAATTTCGAGGACCGAGTCCCTCGGTATATTCCGAGGAATGAGTCCCTCGGTATATTCCGAGGAATGAGTCCCTCGGTATATTCCGAGGAATGAGTCCCTCGGTATATTCCGAGGAATGAGTCCCTCGGTATATTCCGAGGAATGAGTCCCTCGGTATATTCCGAGGAATGAGTCCCTCGGTATATTCCGAGGAATGAGTCCCTCGGTATATTCCGAGGAATGAGTCCCTCGGTATATTCCGAGGAATGAGTCCCTCGGTATATTCCGAGGAATGAGTCCCTCGGTATATTCCGAGGAATGAGTCCCTCGGTATATTCCGAGGAATGAGTCCCTCGGTATATTCCGAGGAATGAGTCCCTCGGTATATTCCGAGGAATGAGTCCCTCGGTATATTCCGAGGAATGAGTCCCTCGGTATATTCCGAGGAATGAGTCCCTCGGTATATTCCGAGGAACATGTCCCTCGGTATATTTCGAGAGTTCATTTCCTCGGAATTTAAAAAAAAAAAAAAAATTTTAAAAATAAAATTTTTGAAATTTAAATTCGAAAATATAAAATTAAAATTAAAATTGAAAACATATTAGATAATATTCAAAGTTGTACAAATAAAAATAAAACATTCCGAGTTTTTGAAAAAAGAAAAAAACTACGGGTTTGGGACGTTCGGGAACACCTCGTTCGGGTACATCCTCTGCATCATCTCCATCATTTGCTGGTTCAGCCTCCTCTGTGCCTCATAGCGCGCCTGTTGAGCCGCCATCTGGGTCTCCAACAAAGATATGCGATCATCCTTGTCCTTCAANNNNNNNNNNNNNNNNNNNNNNNNNTGAAATAGAAAATAACCAAATTTAAATCAAGAAATAAATGAATTGAAATTTTAAAAAAAAGAACTTACGGTTTTATTTACCTCTCATATTGAAGAACATCTTCGTAGTTGGTGAGCAAATATGTTTGCAAATTACTGCGCTCCTGCTCAGTAAGTCGACGGTCCTTTGGTTTTCCGCTAAGTCGTCCAACGTCTGTGAAAATGTCTGGAACCGTAACNNNNNNNNNNNNNNNNNNNNNNNNNNNNNNNNNNNNNNNNNNNNNNNNNNNNNNNNNNNNNNNNNNNNNNNNNNNNNNNNNNNNNNNNNNNNNNNNNNNNNNNNNNNNNNNNNNNNNNNNNNNNNNNNNNNNNNNNNNNNNNNNNNNNNNNNNNNNNNNNNNNNNNNNNNNNNNNNNNNNNNNNNNNNNNNNNNNNNNNNNNNNNNNNNNNNNNNNNNNNNNNNNNNNNNNNNNNNNNNNNNNNNNNNNNNNNNNNNNNNNNNNNNNNNNNNNNNNNNNNNNNNNNNNNNNNNNNNNNNNNNNNNNNNNNNNNNNNNNNNNNNNNNNNNNNNNNNNNNNNNNNNNNNNNNNNNNNNNNNNNNNNNNNNNNNNNNNNNNNNNNNNNNNNNNNNNNNNNNNNNNNNNNNNNNNNNNNNNNNNNNNNNNNNNNNNNNNNNNNNNNNNNNNNNNNNNNNNNNNNNNNNNNNNNNNNNNNNNNNNNNNNNNNNNNNNNNNNNNNNNNNNNNNNNNNNNNNNNNNNNNNNNNNNNNNNNNNNNNNNNNNNNNNNNNNNNNNNNNNNNNNNNNNNNNNNNNNNNNNNNNNNNNNNNNNNNNNNNNNNNNNNNNNNNNNNNNNNNNNNNNNNNNNNNNNNNNNNNNNNNNNNNNNNNNNNNNNNNNNNNNNNNNNNNNNNNNNNNNNNNNNNNNNNNNNNNNNNNNNNNNNNNNNNNNNNNNNNNNNNNNNNNNNNNNNNNNNNNNNNNNNNNNNNNNNNNNNNNNNNNNNNNNNNNNNNNNNNNNNNNNNNNNNNNNNNNNNNNNNNNNNNNNNNNNNNNNNNNNNNNNNNNNNNNNNNNNNNNNNNNNNNNNNNNNNNNNNNNNNNNNNNNNNNNNNNNNNNNNNNNNNNNNNNNNNNNNNNNNNNNNNNNNNNNNNNNNNNNNNNNNNNNNNNNNNNNNNNNNNNNNNNNNNNNNNNNNNNNNNNNNNNNNNNNNNNNNNNNNNNNNNNNNNNNNNNNNNNNNNNNNNNNNNNNNNNNNNNNNNNNNNNNNNNNNNNNNNNNNNNNNNNNNNNNNNNNNNNNNNNNNNNNNNNNNNNNNNNNNNNNNNNNNNNNNNNNNNNNNNNNNNNNNNNNNNNNNNNNNNNNNNNNNNNNNNNNNNNNNNNNNNNNNNNNNNNNNNNNNNNNNNNNNNNNNNNNNNNNNNNNNNNNNNNNNNNNNNNNNNNNNNNNNNNNNNNNNNNNNNNNNNNNNNNNNNNNNNNNNNNNNNNNNNNNNNNNNNNNNNNNNNNNNNNNNNNNNNNNNNNNNNNNNNNNNNNNNNNNNNNNNNNNNNNNNNNNNNNNNNNNNNNNNNNNNNNNNNNNNNNNNNNNNNNNNNNNNNNNNNNNNNNNNNNNNNNNNNNNNNNNNNNNNNNNNNNNNNNNNNNNNNNNNNNNNNNNNNNNNNNNNNNNNNNNNNNNNNNNNNNNNNNNNNNNNNNNNNNNNNNNNNNNNNNNNNNNNNNNNNNNNNNNNNNNNNNNNNNNNNNNNNNNNNNNNNNNNNNNNNNNNNNNNNNNNNNNNNNNNNNNNNNNNNNNNNNNNNNNNNNNNNNNNNNNNNNNNNNNNNNNNNNNNNNNNNNNNNNNNNNNNNNNNNNNNNNNNNNNNNNNNNNNNNNNNNNNNNNNNNNNNNNNNNNNNNNNNNNNNNNNNNNNNNNNNNNNNNNNNNNNNNNNNNNNNNNNNNNNNNNNNNNNNNNNNNNNNNNNNNNNNNNNNNNNNNNNNNNNNNNNNNNNNNNNNNNNNNNNNNNNNNNNNNNNNNNNNNNNNNNNNNNNNNNNNNNNNNNNNNNNNNNNNNNNNNNNNNNNNNNNNNNNNNNNNNNNNNNNNNNNNNNNNNNNNNNNNNNNNNNNNNNNNNNNNNNNNNNNNNNNNNNNNNNNNNNNNNNNNNNNNNNNNNNNNNNNNNNNNNNNNNNNNNNNNNNNNNNNNNNNNNNNNNNNNNNNNNNNNNNNNNNNNNNNNNNNNNNNNNNNNNNNNNNNNNNNNNNNNNNNNNNNNNNNNNNNNNNNNNNNNNNNNNNNNNNNNNNNNNNNNNNNNNNNNNNNNNNNNNNNNNNNNNNNNNNNNNNNNNNNNNNNNNNNNNNNNNNNNNNNNNNNNNNNNNNNNNNNNNNNNNNNNNNNNNNNNNNNNNNNNNNNNNNNNNNNNNNNNNNNNNNNNNNNNNNNNNNNNNNNNNNNNNNNNNNNNNNNNNNNNNNNNNNNNNNNNNNNNNNNNNNNNNNNNNNNNNNNNNNNNNNNNNNNNNNNNNNNNNNNNNNNNNNNNNNNNNNNNNNNNNNNNNNNNNNNNNNNNNNNNNNNNNNNNNNNNNNNNNNNNNNNNNNNNNNNNNNNNNNNNNNNNNNNNNNNNNNNNNNNNNNNNNNNNNNNNNNNNNNNNNNNNNNNNNNNNNNNNNNNNNNNNNNNNNNNNNNNNNNNNNNNNNNNNNAATTTTTAAAATCCCCCAACGGCTCTCTAACGGCTATAATATATCCTCGGAATTCATCGGTTTTTTCCGAGGAATACACTTTTCCTCGGTATTCCATAAGAATATTCCGACAAATTAATATTTTCTCGGAATTCCGTCGGTATATTCCGAGGAAATTCCGAGGAAACCAAATTTTGTGTTTCCTCGGAATATCCTCGGAAATTCCTCGGGATATTCCGAGGATTTCATTTTCCGTCGGAATGTCCGTCAGAATACCGCTGTTTTCTTTTAGTGAGGTGTAGCGGGATTCCTTGGCGTTGAATCCAAAAAGGAACCAGCGAAGGATAGTTCTCATCAATTATCGGTTCCCATCGCACAAGGACATACATACAGTAATTGTGGAAAGGGCTTTGGTCGAAGACAGAATTAAGATCTTCCTCATTGTCAAAGTTAAACAAGAACCGACCATTGCCTAGATCACAGGCTGAGATCTTCTCTGACATACCCCACTGTTCTAGCATCGCAACAATTAGGCGTTCCACATTCTGTTTCTTAGGGTTTAAGATCTTGCCTATAAGAGACAAGTTGTACTCCTTAATGAGATCCTCGTCTGCCTGATCCGGTAGTTGGATGGGCTCATCGTCATCATCTTGGTAAAGGATCCCTTTCCCTTTGTTCGACGACATTAATACTGTACAAGGATACAATAAGTGCTTGAGTGTAGTTATATGTGAAGGAGAAGAGAATAAGATTGCTTGCAGTGGAGATCTGTACGGTCACAACCAGATGACAATGATCAATCTAATGTGATAGGCTAATCGATCACCAAAGAGTGAATCGAGAAGGGGACGAAGCGTTTTCTCAGATCGCCGTCAGGATCGCCATTAGAGCTCTAGGGTTTATTTATTTATTTATTTTACGTCTTGTTTAGTTAGTGTTATAGTCGGGAGTCCCCATATTTTGTAGAACCATTGTGTGCATATATACTACTAGAGTAATGCATACATGCGGATGTAAATCACTAATGAAATCAAGAAAAAACCTTCCACTTTCAGAAAGACCCAGGACATGGCCCATTTAATTCATCATGGACTTATCATGAACATAAAATACTTTAAAATATGTATCCAATAAAAATTAAAACTAACTTGTAAGAGAATGAATGGGAAAACGGCTTATTCATGCCCGCACTATGAAGTCAGAGAAAATATATACCCAAACAATATTGATGTGCCAAAACATTCCTAAACTAAATAGAAATTTGAATTGCATACTTAAACTCATAATAAATAGCTAAAACATGCCTCGTAACTGACACGTGTCAGTCTATTTTAAAATATATTGATTTATTTTTTTAAATTATTATCTTTTACTTTTTATCATTTTATTTATTTGTAAAGTGCCACAAATAATTAAAATCATCAAATTGGTCTTATTTATAATTTCAAAATTGGAAATAAATTTTAATATATGGTGATATATAAAATAGAAATATTTTTTATCAAATAAAATAGATTTAATAATATATTATTATTTCATATTGAAATATTTGATACAAAAAATTTAAATAAATAAAAAACAACATAAAAACAGTATCTTAAAGCCTAATTTAATCTCACTAAAGTTCTTAAAGTTTATAAATTAATTTTCTATATTTTCTTAGGTTATTTTAATTGTAAATTTTATTATGTGCTTGCATGATATATATAATATAAATAAAATTAAAAATTTGTAATTTTTGTTTGTAGTTATCAAAACCAATGTTAATTACACTAGGCATAATGTGTGCGATTGACCCTAACCTAGCGCCGAATCAATTATTTGGTAATTATACGAGAATTAATCGGAAAATAGTTTTGTAAACTTTTTGTGTATTATTAATATTATATAGGCCCTGATTGGCAGAGCATTAGCATTAGCAGTAGCAGTATGCTATAGAAGCAGTATGCTGCAGGAGCTGTATGCTTTTGCTAAATATATATAAATATATTAACATATAAAATTAAAAAGATATAAAATTAATTTATTTTATTTAAAAATTTAAAAATTATGTTTATATCGAAAATATTATTTAAAAATAAAATTTTTAATTAAAATATCTATATTTTAAAATAATATTTTCACTTTTAAAATAAATTAAATATATAAATTAAATTATATATTTTAAATGTGAAAAACTATTTAAAAAAATATTTTTATTATAAATTTATTTTAGAAATCAAAATTTTATTTTTGGGATATAAAAATAATTTTATGATATTATAAAATAAAATAAAAGAATTAATTATATATTTTTTTTAATTTTATAAATTATGTATGCAAATGCTTTTCTAAAAGCTTCATGTGAGAGCATTGGCCAAATAGCATTTGGAGAGCATTTGCATTTAGTAAATGCTTCTCTAAATGCTTTTCTAACAATTGTTGATTGGATAATGTAGAGCATAATGCTAATGCTAATGCTCTACCAATCAAGGCCGTACTAGTTTTGTAGCAAAATAAAAATAATGTAATATGGTCTAGTGGTTTTGTGCGATATTTGTTTTCTTGAGATGTTGCGTTCGAAACTATTTTTGGTTAACTAGCCATTCTTTTCTTTTTATTAAGTAAGGGTAATATTATTAAAGATCTCTACTGTAAAATTAAATTTCTAAAGAGTATTTTTAGTTATGTTGATTAAAATTTGAATGACTATATTTGTAAAGAAAAATTTATATAAATATAAATTGAGTGGTATTTCTTGTAAATATTACATATGAGTAAGGTTATTTATAATTAATTCTCATGTTTTAATAAGGTAGATAACATATTTTGATAACTAAATTAATTAATATATTGTATATGATAACTATCTAAATTTCTGATAAATAATTAAATTTATTATTTAAATTTAAATAAAATGTGGTAAAAAAATAAAATTGTACTTTTCACATTAAAATTATAAATAAGATAAATTTGATTATTTAAGTTATTAAGGCATATTAACAAAAAATAGAATTATATGGACTAAACTACAAAAAAAAAATTTAAAAATAGTCCAAATCATAATATAACCGGCCATATGCATGTTTTAGCTATTTATTATGTGTTTAGGTATGCAATTCAAATTTTTATTTAGTTTAGGAATGTTTTGGCACATTAATATTGTTTGAATATGTATTTTCCCCGGTTTCATGGTGCGAAGATGAATAAGCCGTTTTCCCGAAAATGAATCATATGTTTCGTAATTTATGAAGAACGAATTGCTTTCTCCTCTTTTGTGCTTTATTCTAATTAGGGCAGAGATTTGGAGTATAGAAAACGAAAGAAAGGGTAAATTTGGGGACTAAGATGGAAAGATAAAAAAAGGTAGAACTGAAGAAACCAAAGCGACGGAGAGAGAGAAGAGACGGCGACATCTCCCCCTGGTTCCTTGGTGGCGATCGAAACCCTAATTCAACCCAAAAGAAAAAAAAAACTAAAGGAATATTGGTTTGGCCGTCGATCGGCGGAGGAAACATGCGGTTGGGGAGATGCGTTTAATCCTCACCGTCATGCTCTCATTCATTCCATACCTTTATTCATCTCCTCACCGCCCCTGCTCTTCACCCGTCGCTCGTCCTCGCCTCCGTCGCTGCCGTCTCAGTCGTTTCGCCACCGCATTGGTCGCTACAACGGCTCTTCTCGTCGCCTCCGTGGCCTGGCTCTCCCTGGTCTTCTCACCAGCCACTTCTCGTTGCTGGCATCTCCTTAGGGATTGGGAAGACGCACATATCTGGAACAGAGGGTACCATCATCCTCACATCCCTAGCGAAAGAGAAATCTGGCCGCCGGATCATGACGAAGAGATTGCCCAACCTAGGAATCGAAGTCTCTGGGAGGAGAGGAGTAGGCTTGATGATCTGTCTCTGAACCACTTGATGTTTGGTATCGCTGGATCTTCACAGCTCTGGGAACGACGCAAGGAGCTCGTGAGGCTATGGTGGAAGCCTTCTCAGATGCGTGGTCACGTCTGGCTCGAAGAGCAGGTTTCTCCGCAGCAAGGAGATGGTTCTCTTCCTCCGATCATCGTCTCCGAAGACTCGTCTCGCTTCCGTTACACCAATCCCACTGGCCATCCTTCTGGACTTCGAATCTCACGCATTGCCATGGAGTCTTTCCGCCTCTCTCTCCCTGGTGTCCGCTGGTTTATCCTCGGAGACGACGACACTATCTTCAATGTTAACAACCTTCTTGCTGTTTTGAGCAAGTACGATCCTTCCGAGATGCTTTATGTCGGAAACCCTTCGGAGAGCCACTCTGCCAACTCCTACTTCAGTCATAATATGGCTTTCGGAGGCGGCGGCATTGCCATTAGCTACCCTCTTGCCCAAGCTCTCTCTCGCATCCATGATGATTGTATCGATAGATACCCAAAGCTATACGGTAGTGATGATCGTCTTCACGCCTGCATCACAGAACTCGGAGTTCCTCTGTCCAAAGAGCCTGGCTTTCACCAGGTACGCTTGTCCTAAGATTTCTCGTGTCTGAACATTGCTGATTTCGTTAGTTTTATGGCAGTGGGACATTAAGGGAGATGCTCATGGCATCTTGTCCTCTCATCCCATCGCACCTT includes:
- the LOC106297528 gene encoding uncharacterized protein LOC106297528, giving the protein MSSNKGKGILYQDDDDEPIQLPDQADEDLIKEYNLSLIGKILNPKKQNVERLIVAMLEQWGMSEKISACDLGNGRFLFNFDNEEDLNSVFDQSPFHNYCMYVLVRWEPIIDENYPSLCLCTEQNLQAIGDRMGQLDKIDTTDEKIKVAMDSFKPLKFTRKLQTRNKEDISIKLFYEKLFKHCSTCGLMTHEAQDCLAKPTHVLTLVAPRENVFDRVR
- the LOC106300681 gene encoding uncharacterized protein LOC106300681 — its product is MRLILTVMLSFIPYLYSSPHRPCSSPVARPRLRRCRLSRFATALVATTALLVASVAWLSLVFSPATSRCWHLLRDWEDAHIWNRGYHHPHIPSEREIWPPDHDEEIAQPRNRSLWEERSRLDDLSLNHLMFGIAGSSQLWERRKELVRLWWKPSQMRGHVWLEEQVSPQQGDGSLPPIIVSEDSSRFRYTNPTGHPSGLRISRIAMESFRLSLPGVRWFILGDDDTIFNVNNLLAVLSKYDPSEMLYVGNPSESHSANSYFSHNMAFGGGGIAISYPLAQALSRIHDDCIDRYPKLYGSDDRLHACITELGVPLSKEPGFHQWDIKGDAHGILSSHPIAPFVSIHHVEAVNPLYPGLSTLDSLKLFTEAMDLSPRSVLQRSICYDHTHKLTFSISLGYVVQVFPNVLLPRDLERAELTFSAWNGIRHPSEFDLDIKLPVSSLCKKPILFFLNEVGREGNATLGTYSRSLVKFDLKRKLLCFPSSPPLPNVEKIQVLGLPLSKNWHLAPRRLCCRATPTTYEPFRLTVGQCGKIILGSTISSQ